In Bubalus kerabau isolate K-KA32 ecotype Philippines breed swamp buffalo chromosome 4, PCC_UOA_SB_1v2, whole genome shotgun sequence, one DNA window encodes the following:
- the TBC1D2 gene encoding TBC1 domain family member 2A isoform X4, with protein MEAYRTQNRFLNSEIHQVTKIWRKVAEKEKALLMKCAYLQAQNCRVESKYLAGLRRLQEALGVEAGECSELLRQLIQEALQWEAREASADSVVLSPSTISEYDEYGFLTVPNYEVEDLRLLAKIQALEVHSHHLLAHEAVERPLRERWATLGELAPSAELKQLLRAGVPHEHRPRVWRWLIRLRVQHLQAPGCYQALLSRGQACKHSAARQIELDLNRTFPNNKHFTCPTSSFPDKLRRVLLAFSWQNPTIGYCQGLNRLAAIALLVLDEEESAFWCLVAIVETIMPADYYSKTLLASQVDQRVLQDLLLEKLPRLMAHLGQRHVDLSFITFNWFLVVFADSLISNILLQVWDAFLYEGIKVVFRYALAIFKYNEEALLRLQDSLEIYQYLHFFTKTICDSRKLMHIAFNDMNPFPMKQLRQLRAAHRERLEAELNELEQLKAEYLETRAAQGPAVPEGSPSEDEGEAEP; from the exons ATGGAAGCATACCGGACTCAGAACCGCTTTCTCAACTCTGAGATCCACCAGGTCACAAAGATCTGGAGGAAGGTGGCTGAGAAGGAGAAGgccctcctgatgaag TGCGCCTACCTCCAAGCCCAGAACTGTCGGGTGGAGAGCAAGTACCTGGCAGGGCTGCGGAGGCTGCAGGAGGCCTTGGGGGTGGAGGCCGGCGAGTGCTCGGAGCTCCTGAGGCAGCTCATCCAGGAGGCACTGCAGTGGGAAGCCAGGGAGGCCTCGGCCGACAGCGTCGTGCTCAGCCCCAGCACCATCAG TGAGTATGACGAGTACGGCTTCCTGACGGTGCCCAACTACGAGGTGGAGGACCTGAGGCTGCTGGCCAAGATCCAGGCACTGGAAGTGCACTCCCACCACCTGCTGGCCCACGAGGCCGTGGAGCGGCCACTGCGGGAGCGCTGGGCCACTCTGGGCGAGCTGGCCCCCTCAGCAGAACTGAAGCAGCTGCTGCGGGCGGGCGTGCCCCACGAGCACCGGCCACGTGTTTGGAGGTGGCTGATCCGCCTCCGCGTCCAGCACCTGCAGGCCCCTGGCTGCTACCAGGCGCTGCTGAGCCGGGGCCAGGCCTGCAAGCACTCCGCTGCCCGCCAGATTGAGCTGGACCTGAACCGGACCTTCCCCAATAACAAGCACTTCACTTGTCCCACCTCCAGCTTCCCTGACAAGCTCCGCCGGGTGCTGCTGGCCTTCTCCTGGCAGAACCCCACCATTGGCTACTGCCAGGGCCTAAACAG ACTGGCGGCCATCGCTCTGCTGGTCCTGGATGAGGAGGAGAGTGCCTTCTGGTGTCTGGTGGCCATTGTGGAGACCATCATGCCAGCGGACTACTACAGCAAGACGCTCTTGGCATCCCAG GTGGACCAGCGGGTGCTACAGGACCTCCTCTTGGAGAAGCTGCCCAGGCTGATGGCCCACCTGGGGCAGCGCCACGTAGACCTGTCCTTCATCACCTTCAACTGGTTCCTTGTGGTCTTTGCAGACAGTCTCATCAGCAACATCCTCCTCCAGGTCTGGGACGCCTTCCTCTACGAGGGCATCAAG GTGGTGTTCCGCTATGCCCTGGCCATCTTCAAGTACAATGAGGAGGCACTCCTGAGGCTACAGGATAGCCTGGAAATCTACCAGTACCTGCATTTCTTCACCAAGACCATCTGTGACAGCCG GAAGCTGATGCACATCGCCTTCAACGACATGAACCCCTTTCCCATGAAACAGCTGCGCCAGCTGCGGGCGGCCCACCGGGAGCGGCTGGAGGCCGAGCTGAACGAACTGGAGCAGCTCAAGGCCGAGTACCTGGAGACCCGGGCAGCCCAGGGCCCCGCGGTGCCTGAGGGTTCCCCGAGCGAGGATGAGGGGGAGGCAGAGCCCTGA